The following is a genomic window from Ignavibacteria bacterium.
AATGACATTTTCTGTGAAAGTTTGTTTTACGAAAGGCTTTATAAGGTCAACAAGTTTGTCGCCTTTTGAGATATCAACACCAGAGGATTTATAGCTTACTTTCACTGATAAAAATACAAAAATTAACTACTTATTTCAATTTACTTATCAGTGAACCCGGTTAAAAAATTGTTATTTTAAACCGTTTAAACACATGTTTAGCTAAAATCTTTTGATGTCACTAAACGTTTACGTTTAAAATAAAAAAATATGCTTGTTGCTATGAGTAACATGGAGCAAACGATTATCCAAAATCCATACGGGTGAAAAATAAGAGGTATAAACTCAAAATTCATTCCATATACACCTGCAATCAGGTTTAAAGGAAGGAATATAGTGGCTATAACTGCCAATGCCTTAGTGATTTCAGTTAAACGATTATTTACTACCGATAAATAAGAATCCATTAGTCCACTAATCAGATCACGATAAGCTTCGGCTGAATCTGCCACCCTAACCAGGTGGTCATATACATTTCTATAATAAATGGATTCTTCTTCGGTTATAAGGTCAAAATCACCGCGTATTATTTTGAATAAAACTTCTTTTTGATAGAACGCAATCCGTCTTAACTCTACAAGTTCCTTTTTAAGGTTAATAATTTCAAGGAGTGTCCGGTTTCCGGGAGATTTTTTAAAAATATTGTCCTGAACGCGGTCAATTTTGTTCTCAAAGTTATCAAGAATAGGGTAGTATCTATCAACGATATCATCAAAAATCATATGTAAAAGATAATCGACACCTTTTTTGATTGCGTATTTTAAAAATCCATCTTTGAGCCGTTTGGAGATATTAACGGCAAGATTATCTCTATGTACCGTTAGTAAAAAATTTTTACCGAGAAAACAACTGAGTGGAGTAACTTTGAACTTTACTTCACCTGTCTGAATAATAGAATTAAAAATTATGAAGATATAATCATCAAAGTCTTCAACTTTAGGCAAATGATATTTTGCGTTTTCGTTCATGTATTTAACCGTATCTTCGATTGCAAGCGGATGAAACTTAAATTGTTCATTAAGAACCTTCATAAGATTCTCTTCACTCTCATTTTCAAGATCAACCCATAAAATTGAATCGCAATGTTTATCCCATTCCCCGAGCTTGGAAATATCACGCTCTAAAATTCCCTGTGTGGGGCTATATTCAAATATGCTTATCATTTATGATAATTTGTTTTATGATAAAGGTTTATTTATAATGATTACAAATTCTCCCTTAAATTTCTCTTCAAGTGAGTCTAATATCTCCGATGCTTTTCCTCGCAATTGCATTTCATTGGGGGTTGTCATGTTCACTCCTATAAACAAATCGCGTTCAGGCATATATTGGTTTATGTCTTCAAGCACCTGCCTTAATCTGTAAGGTGCTTCAAAAATAGCAATTACTTTTTCAAAATTCTTAATAGTTTTTAATTCCGTTTTGCGAATTTCTGCTTTCGGCGATAAAAATCCGTAATATAAAAACCTGCTTATATCAAATCCCGATAACACAATAGCTGCAAGCAGGGAATTAGCTCCGGGAATGAAATCTACCTTAAGATTAAGCTCTATGCATCGATTTAGGAGGGTATTTCCAGGGTCTGCAAACAAAGGTGTTCCGCAGTCACTGATAAGTGAAACATTTTTGCCTGCAAGCAAATCATGTATAATCTCGTCATCGAGCTCTTCTTCGTTGTGTTCGTTAATCTGCTTTAAATCTTTTTTGATGTCAAAGAATTTTAATAATCTTACTGCTTCTTTGTATTCTTCGCAGATTATATAATCACTTTCATTCAGCATTCGCAACGAACGAAAAGTCATATCAGCATAATTTCCGATTGGTGTTGAGACGATATTTAATGTTCCTGTGGACAAATTATTTTAAATTATTTTAACACACCCCGCTCCTTCGGAGCACCCCTCTCAACAGGGGAATTTAAATATCTTTCAAACTTTATAAACTTTATAAACTTTATGAACTAACGTCCTGTGCTGCCGTATCCACCTGCGCCGCGAACGGTTTCGGTTAAAGCTTCTCTTTCTTCAAGCTCGACTTTCTCATATTTTGCAATAATCATCTGGGCAATCCGTTCACCGAACTTGACCACAAATTCATTCTTGCCGTGATTGATTAACAATACTTTCACTTCACCGCGGTAATCTGCATCGATTGTTCCGGGCGAATTCAACACAGTTATGCCGTGCTTTAAAGCAAGACCGCTTCGGGGTCTTACCTGTGCTTCAAAGCCCTCGGGAAGCTCTATAATTATATTAGTAGGAATTAATTTATATTCTCCGGGCATTAATGTTATGTCTTCTGTGTTTGAAGAATATAAATCCATTCCTGATGAATGCTCGGTCTGGTACGCCGGTAAAAAACTTTCTATTTCTTCGTTAAATTTTTTAAAATATACTTTCATCATTTATTATTAACCTATGTAAAAAACAAAGGGGCATATATATAGCCCCTTATGTTATATAAAACTAATTACTTCATTATTATTTTTAATTGTAACTGGATGTTCCGCCAACAATTATAGCAATTAAGATTATCGCGATATAAATTATTATTCCAAGAACAGACAGAATAATATTTATGATACCAAGCCACATACCGATTTTGGCAAGTGTTCTTCCTGCTTCAGGAGACTCGCCTCTGTCAATAGCCGCTAATTCTTTCTTCCCCATAATCCATGCAACTATTGCAAGTACAACAGGACAAAAAATAAATGACAATATCCCACAAACAAGCGCAACTATTGCGTTTGAGCTTGCGCCACCCTGACTGCCCATTTGCTGTGGGGGAGGGTTATATGCCGGTGGAGGTGGAGGAGGCGGTGGAGGAGGATGACTTCCATGACCCCCGTCTTGATAAAGTAGTATGTTTTCTGTCATAGTATATGATTTTGATTTACGCTCAAATATAGAGCTATTTGTTTAAAATTAAAATAGTAATATGAAATTATATTTTATTACCGTTTTTAAAAAATAATTCATTGGCATTTGTATATAATGCCGATTTCATTTCATTTTCAGAAATATTTTTTATTTCAGATAATGCCTTTATTGTATAAACAATGTTTGACGGTTCATTCTTTTTGCCTCTGTTCGGAACAGGAGTGAGGAAAGGGGAATCGGTCTCGGACAACAGTTTCTCCAATGGTGTTGCCGAAACTACATCGCGTTCCTTAAAGTTTTTATACGTAACATTGCCGCAATAAGATACATAAAAGCTATTTAAACCGGTAACTTCATTCATTTCGTTAACCGTTCCTCCAAAACAATGAAACTGTCCCTTCAAACTTTCATCTAAATTTTCTTTTATTATTGAAATCGTATCAGCAACAGAATCCCTTGTGTGCAAAACAATCGGAAGATTCTTATCCTTCGCAATCTCGATTTGTTTTCTTAAAAAGTCTTTTTGTTTTTCTATGTAGGTTTTATCCCAGTAATAATCCAATCCCGTTTCGCCAATCCCGACAATTTTTTCATTATCTAAAAGTTTATAAATTTTATCTAATTCATCATTATCAACTTTCTGAACTTCAGTCGGATGAACGCCTGCAAGTCCGTAAATCATTTTATATTTATCTGCAAGCTCAAGAATTGTAAGTGTAGAGGCATAATCAACGGCTGGAACAATTATTTTTTCAATACCTGCATCTTCTGCACGTTTAATGACATCTCCGATTTGATTTAAAAGCTCATCATAATATAAATGCGCATGTGTGTCTATAATCATATTGTCTATAATCATATATAGATAAATTCAGTTTAGTGTCTTAACAAGCAGTTTAATCAGTTTAGAAAACTTCTCATAAGTTTTTTTTCCGGCTTCCTCAACTTCGGAATGACACAACATATCACCGGTGCTTTCATAAAGCATATTAGTTATGCATGAAATTCCTATAAACCTAATATTATTTTCCTTTGAGTGAAGAACTTCGGGAACGGTTGACATTCCCACAGCATCAGTTTTTATTTTCATCAATGTGCGTATGTCCGACTTTGTTTCATAACACGGACCGCTAAGCGAGCAATAAACGCCTTGCTGAAGTTTTATGCCATTTTGAATAGCAATCTTGCGGGTTTCGAGATTCAAATTTCTGTCGTAAATGTTAGTCATCTTTTGGTTATTACCGGAACGTTTAAATCCGAGGTTTATATGTGAGATTATCAGCATAAGGTCTGTAACTTTAAACGTCCTGTTCACTCCGCCTGCAGCATTAGTTATGATGAGGTTTTTAATTCCCTTTTTTTTGGCATTTATGATGTTCGAAACGACTTCCGTATAATCGGCTCCTTCATAAAAATGCTTTCTTCCTTTGAATAAAATTACCTCACTGCCGTCAAGCTTACCTTTAAGAATTTTTCTATTATGAAATGAATTTTTATCCTCAAATAAAACTTCAGGGGAGGAAAGTTCATTTATAAGCTCCTGCAAACCCGAACCAAGTATAATTCCCGTCATTTTGCAAAATACCTAACTTTGTAAAACTCATAAAGTCTTTTATTCATTTGGTAGTGTCTTAATTTGAAAGGGTTAATTAGAGAAAAATTTAACAATTTTACTTGACAATTTATAAAATGGAAAATTTAACTATTGAAGAAGAGAAAAAAATTGAAATTAATGAAACTGTAGAAATACAAATTAATTCTGAAATTGTTAAAAAAATTTTAGAAAATCAGGAAGAGATAATTAAAAAAATAAATAATTTAGAAAAAAGATGGTTTGGTGATAATAAAGAGATTATTGATTAAATAAATCAGTTTTATTATCTATACTTGCTACTGAACTTTCAATATTTAAAATTTTATCTTCTAAGCTATCAAATTTTATTTCATAATTCATTAAAAATTGATTTATATCAGAAATAGCTTGAATAATTAGATTTAATTTTTGTTCAGGAGGTAAACCTTTTGAAACTTCTGTTTCAACTCCATTTATATCAAAGTATTGCATAATTTATTCTTTTATGTTTTCTTTTATTCTTGAGACTATTTGATTATAGTAACTTTCTGATGCTTTATCAAATCTTTCATATACTTCTTCTATATTCTTACTATCAATTTTCGCTAAAATTTCACAACAAATATCTCTTAAAGCTAATACCCTTGCTTCAATTGTAACCACTTCTTGTGCAATGATTGGATTATCTACATTAACATTAATTTCTTGAGCCATTTTGTTTGGATTTAATTTTCGGTTAGAATAAAATATTTATTAATAAGCTAATAAGCAACATCTTCCCTAAGCTACTTTCTTCAAATTCTCACCATAATTCAAGAACTTTTCCCAACTCCAAAAAGTATTAGTAACATTTGAAGCCATTGCAGGAGTTACTTTAATAGTTTTATGCTCTCGGATAAAGTTGTAATAAAAGAAATGTAAAGCTACAGCATATTTCAGATTATCTAATTTCTTACTAAAGGCATTAGTTAATCTTGTAAATCTTCTCATATTCATTCTCATAGTTAAATTTTGTCTTTCTATATGACTTGTAGAGATTCTTTTCTTATCGGGGTCATTAATTAAAGGAAATATATTAACTGATGTAAGCGGAGAAGGACTATATTTATATTCATTCCCATTATTATGACTATAAGATTTGTGGATTTGACCATATTTAATATCATTTCTAAAAACATTTTTAACAGCGTGAAAATAAGATTTAAAGCTATCAGTTGATAATTGAAATTCGTTAATAGTTCTCTTATCCAATTCACTAATAAACATTAAAGTATTTTCTGCATTTCTTTTACCTACTAAATAATTAATGACAAGTTTAGTTTCGGAATCCATAGAGACAAATGTATATTGGTCTCCTTTTTCGGTTTTTTCATAATATCTTTCATCCATTGTAAGATTCTTTTGCTTACAACCAACATAAGCCCAAATCTCATCACACTGAACATAATTAGATTTCACATTAACAACTAAATCATTATGAATTTGCATAGCTTTTTTACCTGCATTTTTAAGCAAAGTCATAACAGTATTTCTATTAATACCTGTCATTCTTTCG
Proteins encoded in this region:
- the corA gene encoding magnesium/cobalt transporter CorA, encoding MISIFEYSPTQGILERDISKLGEWDKHCDSILWVDLENESEENLMKVLNEQFKFHPLAIEDTVKYMNENAKYHLPKVEDFDDYIFIIFNSIIQTGEVKFKVTPLSCFLGKNFLLTVHRDNLAVNISKRLKDGFLKYAIKKGVDYLLHMIFDDIVDRYYPILDNFENKIDRVQDNIFKKSPGNRTLLEIINLKKELVELRRIAFYQKEVLFKIIRGDFDLITEEESIYYRNVYDHLVRVADSAEAYRDLISGLMDSYLSVVNNRLTEITKALAVIATIFLPLNLIAGVYGMNFEFIPLIFHPYGFWIIVCSMLLIATSIFFYFKRKRLVTSKDFS
- the rsmI gene encoding 16S rRNA (cytidine(1402)-2'-O)-methyltransferase, whose amino-acid sequence is MSTGTLNIVSTPIGNYADMTFRSLRMLNESDYIICEEYKEAVRLLKFFDIKKDLKQINEHNEEELDDEIIHDLLAGKNVSLISDCGTPLFADPGNTLLNRCIELNLKVDFIPGANSLLAAIVLSGFDISRFLYYGFLSPKAEIRKTELKTIKNFEKVIAIFEAPYRLRQVLEDINQYMPERDLFIGVNMTTPNEMQLRGKASEILDSLEEKFKGEFVIIINKPLS
- the dut gene encoding dUTP diphosphatase — its product is MKVYFKKFNEEIESFLPAYQTEHSSGMDLYSSNTEDITLMPGEYKLIPTNIIIELPEGFEAQVRPRSGLALKHGITVLNSPGTIDADYRGEVKVLLINHGKNEFVVKFGERIAQMIIAKYEKVELEEREALTETVRGAGGYGSTGR
- a CDS encoding DUF4190 domain-containing protein, which gives rise to MTENILLYQDGGHGSHPPPPPPPPPPAYNPPPQQMGSQGGASSNAIVALVCGILSFIFCPVVLAIVAWIMGKKELAAIDRGESPEAGRTLAKIGMWLGIINIILSVLGIIIYIAIILIAIIVGGTSSYN
- a CDS encoding TatD family hydrolase; protein product: MIIDTHAHLYYDELLNQIGDVIKRAEDAGIEKIIVPAVDYASTLTILELADKYKMIYGLAGVHPTEVQKVDNDELDKIYKLLDNEKIVGIGETGLDYYWDKTYIEKQKDFLRKQIEIAKDKNLPIVLHTRDSVADTISIIKENLDESLKGQFHCFGGTVNEMNEVTGLNSFYVSYCGNVTYKNFKERDVVSATPLEKLLSETDSPFLTPVPNRGKKNEPSNIVYTIKALSEIKNISENEMKSALYTNANELFFKNGNKI
- a CDS encoding purine-nucleoside phosphorylase, whose amino-acid sequence is MTGIILGSGLQELINELSSPEVLFEDKNSFHNRKILKGKLDGSEVILFKGRKHFYEGADYTEVVSNIINAKKKGIKNLIITNAAGGVNRTFKVTDLMLIISHINLGFKRSGNNQKMTNIYDRNLNLETRKIAIQNGIKLQQGVYCSLSGPCYETKSDIRTLMKIKTDAVGMSTVPEVLHSKENNIRFIGISCITNMLYESTGDMLCHSEVEEAGKKTYEKFSKLIKLLVKTLN
- a CDS encoding IS1 family transposase, which gives rise to MNRPLILNKNSSLQTFYKDKKKGIAMNRLSQQKQILVLNLLSEGNSIRSIERMTGINRNTVMTLLKNAGKKAMQIHNDLVVNVKSNYVQCDEIWAYVGCKQKNLTMDERYYEKTEKGDQYTFVSMDSETKLVINYLVGKRNAENTLMFISELDKRTINEFQLSTDSFKSYFHAVKNVFRNDIKYGQIHKSYSHNNGNEYKYSPSPLTSVNIFPLINDPDKKRISTSHIERQNLTMRMNMRRFTRLTNAFSKKLDNLKYAVALHFFYYNFIREHKTIKVTPAMASNVTNTFWSWEKFLNYGENLKKVA